In Clostridia bacterium, a single genomic region encodes these proteins:
- a CDS encoding tRNA (adenosine(37)-N6)-threonylcarbamoyltransferase complex transferase subunit TsaD, with amino-acid sequence GKPQYDLPRAWLGTSYDFSFSGLKTAVLNLLNRAKLKGEQIKMADLAASFQVSVVEVLVEKTVSLAQEKGIKTVLMAGGVSANSLLRKQMVARCQREGLKLYYPPLELCTDNAAMIACAAHYQYHKGNFAGWDLNAVPRLPLS; translated from the coding sequence AGGTAAACCGCAATATGATTTACCGCGTGCCTGGTTGGGAACTAGTTATGATTTCAGTTTTAGTGGTTTAAAAACCGCGGTTTTAAATTTGTTAAATAGAGCCAAGTTAAAAGGTGAACAAATTAAGATGGCTGATTTGGCGGCGAGTTTTCAAGTAAGTGTTGTTGAGGTATTAGTGGAGAAAACCGTAAGTTTGGCCCAAGAAAAGGGGATTAAGACGGTTTTAATGGCTGGAGGGGTCTCGGCCAATAGTTTATTGCGTAAACAAATGGTTGCTAGATGTCAGAGAGAAGGCTTAAAATTATATTATCCACCTTTGGAATTATGTACTGATAATGCTGCTATGATTGCTTGTGCCGCCCATTATCAGTATCATAAAGGTAATTTTGCTGGTTGGGATTTGAATGCGGTGCCAAGATTGCCATTATCCTAA